A genome region from Sphingobium sp. WTD-1 includes the following:
- a CDS encoding endo-1,4-beta-xylanase, which produces MLAQICPRRLGAAKGIRFGSTVGKDNFGDPGYRALNAAQCALVVPENEMKWSITRPDAQHFDFRAADRIVDWAGANGLGVRGHTLLWHSERWMPQWVAEHDYGANPRAEAERLLTDHVATVAGRYADRIDSFDVVNEAIDSETGALRDTALSRHIGAFETIDIAFRTARAAAPKAQLAYNDYMGWRADEGLHRDAVLRLLEQMRKRGTPVDALGIQSHLGSKFSDTPTGLGSLDEPAFRRFLDQVTGMGLDLLVTEMDVHDNPLPGAISPRDAQVAAHAKAYLDLMLSYPQTKTVMCWGLSDRYSWLSGMRLRPDGMTKRPCPFDADFRPKPFRDAIAAAFAAAPDRRS; this is translated from the coding sequence ATACTGGCTCAAATTTGTCCACGCCGCCTAGGCGCCGCCAAGGGCATCCGCTTCGGCAGCACGGTCGGCAAGGATAATTTCGGCGATCCCGGCTATCGCGCGCTCAATGCCGCGCAATGCGCGTTGGTCGTGCCGGAAAATGAAATGAAATGGTCGATCACGCGTCCCGATGCGCAGCACTTCGACTTTCGCGCGGCCGACCGGATCGTCGATTGGGCGGGTGCCAATGGCCTTGGCGTGCGCGGGCACACCTTGTTGTGGCACAGCGAGCGATGGATGCCGCAATGGGTGGCGGAGCATGATTATGGCGCCAATCCCAGGGCGGAGGCGGAACGGCTGCTGACCGATCATGTCGCCACGGTCGCCGGCCGCTATGCCGACCGGATCGACAGTTTCGATGTGGTCAACGAAGCGATCGATTCCGAAACCGGGGCGCTGCGCGACACCGCCCTGTCCCGTCATATCGGCGCGTTCGAGACCATCGATATCGCCTTTCGCACCGCGCGCGCGGCAGCGCCCAAGGCTCAGTTGGCCTATAATGACTATATGGGCTGGCGCGCCGATGAGGGGCTGCACCGGGATGCGGTGCTGCGCCTGCTGGAACAGATGCGCAAGCGTGGCACGCCCGTCGATGCCCTCGGCATACAGAGCCATCTCGGCAGCAAGTTCAGCGACACGCCGACGGGGCTGGGGTCGTTGGATGAGCCCGCCTTCCGCCGCTTCCTGGATCAGGTCACCGGCATGGGCCTTGACCTGCTGGTCACGGAAATGGACGTGCATGACAATCCGCTGCCCGGCGCCATCAGTCCGCGCGACGCGCAGGTCGCCGCCCATGCCAAGGCCTATCTCGACCTGATGCTATCCTACCCCCAGACGAAGACGGTAATGTGCTGGGGCCTGTCCGACCGCTATAGCTGGCTCAGCGGCATGCGGCTGCGGCCCGACGGCATGACCAAGCGGCCCTGCCCCTTCGATGCCGATTTTCGCCCCAAGCCCTTCCGCGATGCGATCGCGGCGGCTTTCGCCGCCGCACCGGACCGCAGAAGTTAA
- a CDS encoding IS5 family transposase produces the protein MSNTPYTLACQSQGRVQHGSILSGNLCPTRVTSQWKSTSRGLGDRCRDAGRDHGGQRPLQYRQHHSSRARLGSGRKRGTHRRALGRSRGGFTSKLHCLADALGRPLAFHLTVGEAADCKAYDALIGLPERAPLALLADKGYDADAIRADLAERKIEAVIPGRSNRRVKIEHDRTLYKQRNRIERMFGHLKINRAIATRYDQLANSFLGMVHIATARYWLKFVHAA, from the coding sequence ATGTCCAACACTCCATATACCCTCGCTTGCCAAAGCCAGGGACGAGTTCAACATGGGTCAATTCTCAGTGGAAATTTATGCCCTACCCGGGTCACTTCTCAGTGGAAATCAACAAGCCGGGGTCTGGGAGACCGTTGCCGTGACGCTGGCCGAGATCATGGCGGACAGCGGCCATTACAGTATCGACAGCACCACAGTTCGCGCGCACGTCTCGGCAGCGGGCGGAAAAGGGGGACTCATCGACGCGCTCTTGGTCGCTCGCGGGGCGGGTTCACCAGTAAGCTTCACTGCCTGGCCGATGCCCTCGGACGACCGCTCGCCTTCCATCTAACGGTCGGCGAGGCGGCAGACTGCAAAGCCTATGATGCACTGATCGGCCTGCCCGAGCGTGCACCGCTCGCGTTGCTTGCCGACAAGGGCTACGACGCCGACGCCATCCGTGCCGACCTTGCCGAACGGAAAATCGAGGCTGTCATTCCCGGCCGGTCAAACCGCCGCGTGAAGATCGAGCATGACCGCACGCTCTACAAGCAGCGAAACCGCATCGAGCGCATGTTCGGCCACCTCAAGATCAACCGGGCCATCGCCACCCGCTACGACCAACTGGCCAATAGCTTCCTCGGCATGGTTCATATCGCAACCGCCAGATACTGGCTCAAATTTGTCCACGCCGCCTAG
- the istA gene encoding IS21 family transposase, translating to MALLSVIRRWHFRDHLPIREIARRTGLSRNTIRKYLRSETIYPLFKVPDRPSKLDPFAEHLAAWLRRDMGRSRKQKRTIKQFHADLVSLGYEGSYNRVAAFARDWREDYRRQQQIGGRGTFVPLSFAPGEAFQFDWSEDWAIIAGVRTKLQVAHFKLSYSRAFIVRAYLLQTHEMLFDAHNHAFRVLGGVPRRGIYDNMRTAVDKVGRGKERTVNARFLTMVSHYLFEAEFCNPAAGWEKGQVEKNVQDARHRLWQPTPQAESLDELNLWLEERCKALWEDIPHGIEPGSVANAWADESECLMVAGRPFDGFVEYRKRVSPTCLIHFERNRYSVPASFANRTVSLRVYPDRFQVVAEGQPICAHQRIINRSHDGPGHTVYDWRHYLAVVQRKPGALRNGAPFLELPDAFQRLQRHLLRNPGGDREMVEILALVLHHDEQLVLTAVTMALEAGVPTKTHILNLLYRLVDGKPISTPPVTAPQALQLVSEPVANVERYDDLRKEKRHAS from the coding sequence ATGGCGTTATTGAGCGTTATCCGGCGCTGGCATTTTCGCGATCATCTGCCGATCCGGGAGATAGCACGGCGCACCGGACTATCACGCAACACGATCCGCAAATATTTGCGGTCCGAGACGATCTATCCGCTTTTCAAGGTGCCTGATCGACCAAGCAAACTGGACCCATTTGCTGAGCATCTGGCGGCCTGGCTACGGCGCGATATGGGCCGATCGCGCAAGCAGAAGCGCACGATCAAGCAGTTTCACGCCGATCTGGTGAGCCTGGGTTATGAAGGATCCTACAACCGGGTTGCCGCTTTTGCTCGGGACTGGCGCGAAGATTATCGGCGCCAGCAACAGATTGGCGGGCGTGGGACATTCGTGCCCCTGTCGTTTGCGCCGGGGGAAGCTTTCCAGTTTGATTGGAGTGAGGACTGGGCAATCATTGCCGGGGTTCGGACCAAGCTGCAGGTCGCGCATTTCAAGCTCAGTTACAGCCGGGCATTCATCGTGCGCGCCTACCTGCTGCAAACCCATGAGATGCTGTTCGACGCCCATAATCACGCCTTCCGCGTGCTGGGCGGCGTGCCGCGCCGGGGTATCTATGACAATATGCGCACGGCCGTCGACAAGGTCGGGCGTGGCAAGGAACGCACCGTCAACGCACGCTTCCTGACGATGGTCAGCCATTATCTGTTTGAAGCCGAGTTCTGTAACCCGGCTGCGGGATGGGAAAAGGGGCAGGTCGAGAAGAATGTCCAGGATGCGCGGCACCGTCTGTGGCAACCCACGCCGCAGGCCGAGAGCCTTGATGAGTTGAACCTGTGGCTGGAGGAGCGCTGCAAGGCGTTATGGGAGGACATCCCTCACGGGATCGAACCCGGGTCGGTTGCCAATGCCTGGGCCGATGAATCTGAGTGTCTGATGGTTGCGGGCAGGCCCTTCGATGGTTTTGTGGAATATCGCAAACGGGTATCGCCGACGTGCCTCATCCATTTTGAGCGCAATCGCTACAGCGTACCGGCCTCTTTCGCCAATCGCACTGTCAGCCTGCGCGTCTATCCTGATCGCTTCCAGGTCGTCGCCGAGGGGCAGCCAATCTGCGCACATCAGCGCATCATCAACCGCTCTCACGACGGTCCAGGTCATACGGTTTATGACTGGCGCCATTATCTGGCGGTCGTGCAGCGCAAGCCCGGCGCCCTGCGCAACGGTGCGCCCTTCCTTGAGCTACCCGATGCGTTCCAGCGTCTGCAGCGACATCTGTTGCGCAATCCCGGCGGCGACAGGGAAATGGTCGAAATACTGGCGCTGGTTCTTCATCATGATGAGCAACTGGTGCTGACGGCGGTCACCATGGCGCTGGAGGCTGGCGTTCCGACCAAGACCCATATCCTCAATCTGCTCTATAGGCTGGTCGACGGAAAACCGATCTCCACGCCACCGGTGACGGCGCCCCAGGCGCTCCAACTGGTCAGCGAGCCGGTGGCCAATGTCGAACGCTATGATGATCTGCGCAAGGAGAAGCGTCATGCGTCATGA
- the istB gene encoding IS21-like element helper ATPase IstB has protein sequence MRHDPASGAIVVMLRSLKMHGMAQAVTDLMEQGSPAFEAAIPILSQLLKAETAEREVRSVAYQLKIARFPVYRDLAGFDFTSSEVNEALVRQLHRCDFIDIADNIVLVGGPGTGKSHVATALGIQAIEHHRKRVRFFSTVELVNALEQEKAQGKAGQIANRLLHSDLVILDELGYLPFSASGGALLFHLLSKLYERTSVIITTNLSFSEWATVFGDAKMTTALLDRLTHHCHILETGNDSFRFKNSSAKQARTQRRKPRVDPTMTPET, from the coding sequence ATGCGTCATGACCCTGCCAGCGGCGCCATCGTTGTCATGCTCCGCAGCCTCAAGATGCATGGCATGGCGCAGGCCGTCACCGATCTCATGGAACAGGGATCTCCAGCCTTCGAAGCCGCCATCCCGATCCTCTCCCAGTTGCTCAAAGCCGAGACAGCAGAACGGGAGGTTCGATCTGTGGCCTATCAGCTCAAGATCGCGCGCTTCCCTGTCTATCGCGATCTGGCCGGCTTCGACTTTACCAGTAGCGAGGTCAATGAAGCTCTGGTGCGTCAGTTGCATCGCTGCGACTTCATCGACATCGCCGACAATATCGTGCTGGTCGGCGGTCCTGGCACCGGCAAGAGCCATGTGGCAACGGCGCTGGGCATCCAGGCCATCGAACATCATCGAAAGCGCGTCCGCTTCTTCTCGACGGTCGAACTGGTCAATGCGCTCGAGCAGGAAAAAGCACAGGGCAAGGCCGGTCAGATCGCCAATCGCCTCCTGCACTCCGATCTCGTTATCCTGGATGAGCTTGGATATCTGCCGTTCAGTGCTTCAGGTGGCGCGCTGCTCTTCCACCTGCTGAGCAAACTCTACGAGCGCACCAGCGTCATCATCACCACAAACCTGAGCTTCAGCGAATGGGCCACCGTGTTCGGCGACGCCAAAATGACCACGGCGCTTCTCGATCGGCTTACCCATCACTGCCACATCCTGGAGACCGGCAACGATAGCTTCCGCTTCAAGAACAGCTCTGCCAAGCAGGCCAGAACCCAAAGGAGAAAACCACGGGTTGACCCAACCATGACACCCGAAACATAA
- a CDS encoding beta-ketoacyl-[acyl-carrier-protein] synthase family protein: protein MGEAVVLTGMGCISGLGVGVARNWSRTLAGESAIRPIERNGITGVAAWIATQDKPDPAVWRRFGRLDPLSLFALVAATEAVAQAGLEGHSVLEDRTAILLGCGSGGNATIDEAYERLYAHQSKVHPQTIPSSMISAPASHVAMALGVHGPTFVLGSACASSAHALGEAMHMIRSGRVDVAIAGGTEACLTPGSWTAWSALGVLASDTCRPFSRDRRGMVLGEGAAILVLESEAHARSRGARIFGELVGYGASSDAAHITAPDRESIIRAIRAAYADADVDPTSPALISTHGTGTLLNDASEAQALHAFYGAGLEAHRAVATKSSHGHMIGATGAMEFLLGMVALREGWVPPVLHHLGPDDGCDMVPLALEAEKIGQRLLVSNSFAFGGLNAVLIGRLV from the coding sequence ATGGGAGAAGCTGTCGTCCTCACCGGCATGGGCTGTATCAGCGGCCTGGGTGTCGGAGTGGCGAGAAACTGGTCGCGAACGCTCGCCGGAGAGAGCGCGATCCGACCGATCGAACGGAATGGAATTACCGGCGTAGCTGCTTGGATTGCGACACAGGACAAACCAGATCCAGCAGTCTGGCGCCGTTTCGGACGGCTCGATCCACTGTCTCTATTTGCATTGGTTGCCGCAACGGAAGCCGTGGCACAGGCAGGCCTTGAAGGCCATTCCGTGCTGGAGGACCGAACGGCCATCCTGCTGGGCTGTGGCAGCGGCGGCAACGCGACGATCGACGAGGCATATGAGCGCCTCTATGCCCATCAGTCAAAGGTTCATCCCCAGACCATCCCATCCTCGATGATCTCCGCCCCAGCGTCTCATGTGGCCATGGCGCTGGGCGTGCATGGCCCAACCTTCGTCCTGGGCAGTGCCTGCGCCTCATCGGCCCATGCACTTGGAGAGGCGATGCACATGATCCGTTCTGGTCGGGTGGACGTTGCCATAGCCGGGGGAACGGAAGCTTGTCTGACGCCAGGATCATGGACGGCATGGTCGGCGCTGGGCGTGCTGGCATCCGACACATGCCGCCCCTTCTCCCGCGACCGGCGCGGCATGGTGCTGGGAGAGGGAGCCGCAATATTGGTGCTGGAAAGCGAAGCGCATGCCCGGTCGCGAGGCGCAAGGATCTTTGGCGAATTGGTCGGCTATGGCGCCAGCAGTGATGCCGCCCATATCACAGCCCCCGACCGCGAGAGCATCATACGCGCCATCCGGGCTGCATATGCGGATGCAGATGTCGATCCCACTTCGCCTGCGCTCATCTCTACCCATGGCACGGGAACGCTGCTCAACGATGCGTCAGAAGCGCAAGCGTTGCACGCCTTCTATGGCGCTGGCCTTGAAGCGCATCGTGCCGTAGCGACCAAATCCAGTCATGGTCATATGATTGGAGCGACCGGCGCGATGGAATTCCTACTCGGAATGGTGGCACTTCGCGAGGGATGGGTTCCCCCTGTCCTCCATCATCTAGGTCCAGACGATGGCTGCGACATGGTGCCATTGGCATTGGAAGCGGAGAAGATCGGACAGCGACTGCTCGTGTCGAACAGTTTCGCCTTCGGCGGCCTTAACGCGGTGCTCATCGGACGATTAGTATGA
- a CDS encoding phosphopantetheine-binding protein, with amino-acid sequence MTFRLSIRKLQCGGGVDPAESNTMSISPDAILDIFETETGLPRDKLRPEATLAELDIASLDLVSIAFEVEDKLGVEIRTDDLKPDMTVGALIEQIQLLRSA; translated from the coding sequence TTGACGTTCCGACTTTCCATCCGCAAGTTGCAATGCGGCGGGGGTGTCGATCCGGCGGAGAGCAACACAATGTCGATCAGCCCAGATGCCATCCTCGACATCTTCGAGACCGAGACCGGCCTCCCTCGCGACAAACTCCGCCCTGAAGCGACCTTGGCAGAACTCGACATTGCCTCGCTCGACCTTGTCAGCATTGCCTTCGAAGTCGAAGATAAATTGGGGGTCGAGATAAGAACGGACGATCTCAAGCCCGACATGACCGTCGGCGCGCTGATCGAGCAGATCCAGCTTCTGCGTTCGGCCTGA
- a CDS encoding transcriptional regulator, which produces MLITPSIVSSPMFVFLDFEASSLAKLSYPIEVAWVFEDGRSEAYLIRPASQWTDWDVEAEAIHGISREMLERDGSPHDVVARRMVDQLSGHSLFASSPSWDGKWLSALLRAAKLPRHALRLRDTEEARVEAARRHLAPVVPSERLHIEIDDLLTLVDVRREEGEPVHRALADAQDEHRHWLDVVSQAEAIARKAGRDG; this is translated from the coding sequence ATGCTTATCACGCCGTCGATCGTTTCTTCTCCGATGTTCGTCTTCTTGGACTTCGAGGCATCGTCGCTCGCCAAGCTCAGCTATCCGATCGAGGTCGCCTGGGTTTTCGAGGACGGCAGGAGCGAGGCATATCTGATCCGTCCCGCGTCGCAGTGGACGGACTGGGATGTGGAGGCTGAGGCGATCCACGGTATTTCCCGCGAGATGCTGGAGCGCGACGGCTCGCCGCACGATGTCGTGGCACGGCGCATGGTCGACCAACTTTCGGGCCATAGCCTCTTCGCCAGCTCGCCATCCTGGGACGGGAAGTGGCTGAGCGCGCTGCTGCGTGCGGCCAAGCTTCCGCGTCACGCCTTGCGCCTCCGTGATACGGAAGAGGCTCGTGTGGAAGCCGCCAGGAGACACCTCGCTCCGGTCGTTCCGTCCGAGCGCCTGCACATCGAGATTGACGACCTGCTGACCCTGGTCGACGTCAGGCGGGAAGAGGGGGAACCGGTACATCGTGCGCTTGCAGATGCGCAGGACGAGCATCGTCATTGGCTGGATGTCGTGTCCCAGGCTGAAGCCATCGCTCGAAAAGCGGGGCGTGACGGATAA
- a CDS encoding ImmA/IrrE family metallo-endopeptidase has translation MLAAILKHLPDIDTPVLVEDIARRVGITDIRDMTEEGAISGLLVDGANATGIISCSAALSAPRRRFAIAHQLGHFLLKTERDDGPCTARDLSENRRDTPHRKQEAQANRFAAGLLMPKPLMAASLDSLGKPAIAHVAQLAAHYGVTIEAAASRYVDVTPSACAILFIKNSVVHYARASRAFPAMAIHRGDPAPPSVLSDKIDQPTAWIAVEARDWLILSRDVRSPKVSMQLIAKKNGLHLVMLSINAAAERRADEEDEKYATERPSFGRGADRR, from the coding sequence TTGCTTGCGGCAATTCTGAAGCATCTTCCGGATATCGATACCCCCGTCCTTGTCGAGGACATCGCGCGGCGCGTCGGCATCACGGACATTCGCGACATGACGGAGGAAGGCGCCATCAGTGGCCTCCTGGTCGATGGCGCGAATGCCACAGGTATCATCTCTTGCTCAGCGGCGCTGTCCGCCCCGCGTCGACGCTTTGCCATCGCGCATCAACTGGGACATTTTCTGCTTAAAACCGAGCGCGACGACGGGCCTTGTACTGCCCGTGACCTCAGCGAGAACCGGCGCGACACGCCCCATCGCAAGCAGGAAGCGCAAGCCAATCGCTTTGCCGCCGGACTGTTGATGCCAAAGCCGCTGATGGCCGCGTCACTCGACAGCCTCGGCAAGCCCGCCATTGCCCATGTGGCCCAGCTCGCCGCCCATTATGGCGTCACGATCGAGGCGGCAGCCAGTCGCTACGTCGACGTCACACCCTCAGCATGTGCGATCCTGTTCATCAAGAATAGCGTCGTCCATTATGCCCGCGCCTCGCGGGCCTTCCCGGCGATGGCGATTCATCGGGGTGACCCCGCCCCGCCTTCGGTGCTGAGCGACAAGATCGACCAGCCCACAGCCTGGATCGCCGTCGAGGCGCGTGACTGGCTGATCCTTTCGCGGGATGTTCGAAGCCCCAAAGTTTCAATGCAGCTGATCGCAAAGAAAAATGGCCTGCACCTCGTCATGCTCTCCATCAATGCAGCAGCAGAAAGGCGGGCGGACGAGGAAGATGAGAAATATGCGACTGAACGGCCCAGCTTCGGGCGCGGGGCGGATCGTCGTTAG
- a CDS encoding PLP-dependent aminotransferase family protein produces MAIANALARDVASGLLVAGDRLPPQRALADALGLDLTTVTRAYSEAQRLGLIEGNGRRGSFVLPQENKAPSIATSDPGDLGMNAPPDAFGGSLAAAFCRSTEALLTSSFTPAPFQYQRSGGSPAVRQVGAELLNARGIACEEDTVLIAAGGQHALHAIFSAELQTGDILAVCQFIYPGLLSLARRYGVELRVIESDHNGMSPDALDAACALAPIRGVYLVPTNDNPTTVTMDIERRRSISVVIERHGLMLIEDDAYGFLPEEPLPPIATMVPEQSWYIASVSKVLTPGLRMAWLRAPDVGKAWRLAADMHETAVMAPPLNAAVVGDWVRSGMFAPLVREVREEARARQQIARECLPAGTFQSHEDGYHLWVALGVGASVAAIADALRAHGMSVISSDAFSADRIAPTGAMRVSIGGSLSRERLQRGLTLLAALNSPQASRKQSLI; encoded by the coding sequence TTGGCGATCGCCAATGCACTCGCGCGCGACGTGGCTTCGGGGCTACTTGTTGCCGGTGATCGGCTGCCGCCACAACGCGCGCTCGCCGACGCGCTTGGCCTGGATCTCACGACGGTTACCCGTGCTTATAGCGAAGCTCAGAGGCTTGGATTAATCGAAGGAAATGGCCGTCGCGGCAGCTTCGTCCTTCCTCAGGAGAACAAGGCGCCAAGCATCGCCACCAGCGATCCGGGCGATCTGGGCATGAACGCCCCGCCAGACGCATTTGGCGGCAGTCTTGCGGCGGCCTTTTGCCGTTCTACAGAGGCGCTGCTTACGTCTTCCTTCACCCCCGCGCCGTTTCAGTATCAACGGAGCGGCGGCAGTCCCGCCGTCCGGCAGGTCGGCGCCGAATTGCTCAACGCGCGCGGTATCGCCTGCGAGGAAGACACGGTTTTGATTGCGGCCGGTGGCCAGCACGCCCTCCATGCCATTTTCAGCGCAGAATTGCAGACCGGTGACATCCTTGCAGTATGCCAATTTATATATCCCGGACTCTTGTCACTGGCGCGCCGATATGGTGTCGAACTGCGTGTCATAGAGTCCGACCATAATGGCATGTCTCCTGATGCTCTCGACGCGGCCTGCGCGCTCGCGCCCATCCGGGGGGTCTATCTGGTGCCCACCAACGACAATCCAACAACGGTCACGATGGATATCGAGCGCCGCAGGTCGATATCTGTTGTGATTGAACGGCATGGGCTCATGCTGATCGAGGATGATGCCTACGGCTTCCTGCCTGAAGAGCCCTTGCCGCCGATCGCGACCATGGTGCCCGAGCAATCATGGTATATTGCGAGCGTCTCCAAAGTCCTAACGCCCGGGCTCAGAATGGCATGGCTACGCGCGCCAGACGTCGGCAAAGCCTGGCGACTGGCTGCCGATATGCACGAAACGGCGGTCATGGCGCCGCCGCTGAATGCTGCGGTGGTGGGAGATTGGGTTCGGAGCGGCATGTTTGCTCCGCTAGTGCGTGAGGTGCGGGAAGAGGCGCGCGCGCGACAGCAGATAGCCCGCGAATGCCTCCCTGCGGGGACGTTCCAGTCCCATGAGGACGGCTATCATCTCTGGGTTGCGCTCGGGGTGGGGGCGAGCGTCGCGGCTATCGCCGACGCCTTGCGCGCCCATGGCATGTCGGTGATATCCAGCGACGCCTTCTCGGCGGATCGCATCGCGCCGACCGGCGCGATGCGTGTCTCGATCGGCGGATCGCTCTCTAGGGAACGGCTGCAACGCGGCCTTACCCTGCTTGCCGCGCTCAACAGCCCGCAGGCATCCCGGAAGCAGAGCCTGATCTAG
- a CDS encoding DUF983 domain-containing protein encodes MHDEATATGRAQWIFHCGLKGLCPRCGTGAMFRKWLKLQDSCPDCGLNYNFAAPDDGPAFFSLCIVAFPLTFFVVWLQVTFSPPIWVHLLTSFPVLVIGCVLPLQWIKGWLVASQYVNKAQEAGTGKLWAELHARAAEERRQQ; translated from the coding sequence ATGCACGACGAAGCGACGGCAACCGGTAGGGCGCAATGGATCTTTCATTGTGGACTGAAGGGACTCTGCCCGCGATGCGGTACTGGCGCGATGTTCAGGAAATGGCTCAAATTGCAGGATAGCTGCCCGGATTGCGGACTGAACTATAATTTCGCTGCGCCGGATGACGGCCCAGCCTTCTTTTCCCTGTGCATCGTCGCGTTCCCACTAACCTTTTTCGTTGTCTGGTTGCAGGTGACATTTTCGCCGCCCATCTGGGTGCATCTGCTGACATCCTTCCCCGTCCTGGTCATTGGTTGCGTCCTTCCGCTACAGTGGATCAAGGGCTGGCTGGTCGCATCTCAATATGTCAACAAGGCCCAGGAAGCTGGAACAGGGAAGCTTTGGGCGGAACTGCATGCCCGCGCTGCAGAAGAGAGGCGCCAGCAATGA
- a CDS encoding LysR substrate-binding domain-containing protein, whose product MDEKIPFHADRARALETFATVVAEGSFSAAGRLLGLTPSAVSRAVDRIEDRLGVRLLLRSTRALTLTAEGQAYLSSARRILADLDEAEQAIADRGAPRGRLRVSAAHSHGRLCIVPLLGEFAQLYPHILVDISLSDRLVDIAGGQADVAIRFGPLADSPLTARKMGENGRVIVASPAYLARHGTPVVPEDLHDHICLNFNFRRAEPVWPFRKDGRDYALSVRGTIEANNGETLGQLAADGVGITRVGRFSVQPELASGQLVALLEDYNPGDIETIHAVFLGGVNVPARVRVFVDFLAEKLANVGLTARDTL is encoded by the coding sequence ATGGATGAAAAGATACCCTTTCATGCCGATAGGGCGCGGGCGCTGGAAACCTTTGCGACGGTGGTGGCCGAAGGCAGTTTTTCGGCCGCCGGGCGATTGCTGGGCCTCACCCCCTCCGCCGTCAGCCGCGCGGTCGACCGGATCGAGGATCGGCTCGGCGTCCGGCTGCTGCTGCGCTCCACCCGCGCGCTGACGCTGACGGCGGAGGGCCAGGCTTATCTGAGCAGCGCGCGCCGCATTCTGGCCGATCTGGACGAGGCCGAACAGGCGATCGCCGATCGCGGCGCGCCGCGCGGGCGGCTGCGGGTCAGCGCCGCCCATTCCCATGGCCGGCTGTGCATCGTGCCGCTGCTCGGCGAATTTGCGCAGCTCTATCCGCACATATTGGTCGACATCAGCCTGAGCGACCGGCTGGTCGACATTGCCGGCGGCCAGGCCGATGTCGCGATCCGCTTCGGCCCGCTGGCCGACAGCCCACTGACCGCCCGCAAGATGGGCGAGAATGGCCGCGTCATCGTCGCCTCCCCCGCCTATCTCGCCCGGCATGGCACACCGGTCGTGCCGGAGGATCTGCACGATCATATCTGCCTGAACTTCAATTTCCGCCGGGCCGAACCGGTATGGCCGTTCCGCAAGGACGGCCGCGACTATGCGCTGAGCGTGCGCGGTACGATCGAGGCGAATAATGGCGAGACGCTGGGACAGTTAGCAGCCGATGGTGTCGGCATCACCCGCGTGGGCCGCTTCAGCGTGCAGCCCGAACTGGCGTCGGGCCAGTTGGTGGCGCTGCTGGAGGATTATAATCCGGGCGACATAGAGACGATCCACGCCGTGTTCCTGGGCGGCGTGAACGTGCCCGCGCGAGTGCGCGTGTTCGTGGATTTTCTGGCAGAGAAGCTGGCCAATGTCGGGCTGACGGCGCGCGACACGCTGTAA